One window of Clostridia bacterium genomic DNA carries:
- a CDS encoding RHS repeat-associated core domain-containing protein yields MLTMSTGPMASGAHRLTGKPEDGAAKLYYFGARHYDPQIGRFIGRDPAKDGPNWYAYVSMNPIACVDHDGLREAMGADLREERDLCQQERFASQATDAFVNAALDMAETRFGTFTAPVTQARYGIR; encoded by the coding sequence TTGCTTACGATGTCGACAGGCCCGATGGCCAGCGGAGCCCACAGGTTGACCGGGAAGCCCGAGGACGGCGCCGCCAAGCTCTACTACTTCGGGGCGAGGCACTATGACCCTCAAATCGGGCGGTTCATAGGCAGAGACCCGGCGAAAGACGGGCCGAACTGGTATGCTTACGTAAGCATGAATCCTATTGCGTGTGTAGATCACGATGGACTGCGCGAGGCTATGGGTGCCGACTTGCGTGAAGAAAGGGACCTGTGTCAGCAGGAGAGGTTCGCGTCACAGGCTACAGACGCGTTCGTGAACGCAGCACTTGATATGGCAGAGACTAGATTCGGTACGTTTACGGCGCCGGTCACCCAGGCACGCTATGGAATACGGTAG